In Streptomyces sp. NBC_00448, the following are encoded in one genomic region:
- a CDS encoding protein kinase has translation MEEYAGRVLAERYRLPRPPADEFELVESRAFDTYSGQEVLVHQVLLPEVVSADPGEEGPGGSDGAEGLDESARRALEAARTAAAIPDHPRLVQVFDIFVEDGSLWIASELVSARSLAALLAERPLDAYRAAEVASDVLTALRALHATGWTHRNVTASTVLVCDDGRAMLAGLAAGAAQEALCGYDPVPEQVLAGGTDADSDDWHGPRSALEQERARQNRITVVGAVTERWAPEQAHEVHENWRLSPPVGPAADLWALGSLLFRSVQGHPPFPEESAAELVQLVCAEPPAFAEECGPLRPIVESLLRPDPEERPEAEELGGWLRSLIRSAPEPDLGVSTVQVPTDPAKLPVKRRRGELVRRRRRKAGAEAEAGAQHRRHARGKQAKVGRPPKPPKPAKLPKAPGATTALGMSGTGPAPAAPVAPTASMEATRPAKAARQPRPSVPDQPTAGRGGPRTAARPHIHEEDVVYRRPDGSDDSPRRLGVRLLIAVLVILAAAVAYALLVMPHRGDSSDGAKADRSVPARMPNPGAGKGDGKGDGSTAPSTGTSAPAGKSPTKPAKTAPASPSGPALGPGYALRHDAAGFSVAVHTGWQRSGPNAQDEVTYSGDDLQLTVVPGRDKSSARGTDPVAYQLNEPELSDFRSSSWSSASGLQSLTLDGHPAAEGEYTYRNSSGQGVYARNLAILIDGKYHIVLVTGLDNQRTAVQQAFDKAVQTYTAN, from the coding sequence GTGGAGGAGTACGCAGGACGGGTGCTCGCTGAGCGCTACCGGCTGCCCCGGCCGCCCGCCGACGAGTTCGAACTCGTCGAGAGCCGCGCCTTCGACACCTACAGCGGCCAGGAGGTCCTGGTCCACCAGGTGCTGCTGCCCGAGGTGGTCAGCGCCGACCCCGGCGAGGAGGGCCCCGGCGGGTCCGACGGCGCCGAGGGGCTGGACGAGAGCGCCCGGCGCGCCCTGGAGGCGGCCCGCACCGCGGCCGCCATTCCCGACCACCCGCGGCTGGTCCAGGTCTTCGACATCTTCGTCGAGGACGGCAGCCTGTGGATCGCGAGCGAACTGGTGTCCGCCCGGTCGCTGGCCGCGTTACTCGCCGAGCGCCCGCTGGACGCCTACCGCGCCGCCGAGGTCGCCTCCGACGTGCTGACCGCGCTGCGCGCCCTGCACGCCACCGGCTGGACGCACCGCAACGTCACCGCGAGCACCGTGCTGGTCTGCGACGACGGCCGCGCGATGCTCGCCGGCCTGGCCGCGGGCGCCGCCCAGGAGGCGCTGTGCGGATACGACCCGGTGCCCGAGCAGGTGCTCGCCGGCGGCACCGACGCGGACTCCGACGACTGGCACGGCCCGCGGTCCGCGCTGGAACAGGAGCGGGCCCGGCAGAACCGCATCACCGTGGTCGGCGCCGTCACCGAGCGCTGGGCGCCCGAGCAGGCGCACGAAGTGCACGAGAACTGGCGGCTGTCCCCGCCGGTCGGCCCGGCCGCCGACCTGTGGGCGCTCGGCTCGCTGCTGTTCCGCAGCGTCCAGGGCCACCCGCCCTTCCCCGAGGAGAGCGCGGCCGAACTCGTCCAACTGGTCTGCGCGGAGCCGCCGGCCTTCGCCGAGGAGTGCGGCCCGCTGCGGCCGATCGTGGAGTCGCTGCTGCGCCCGGACCCCGAGGAGCGGCCGGAGGCAGAGGAGCTGGGCGGCTGGCTGCGCTCGCTGATCCGCTCCGCGCCCGAACCCGACCTCGGCGTCAGCACCGTGCAGGTGCCCACCGACCCGGCGAAGCTGCCGGTGAAGCGGCGCCGGGGCGAACTGGTCCGGCGGCGCCGGCGGAAGGCGGGCGCCGAGGCGGAGGCGGGTGCCCAGCACCGCAGGCACGCCCGCGGCAAGCAGGCCAAGGTGGGCCGCCCGCCGAAGCCGCCCAAGCCCGCCAAGCTGCCGAAGGCGCCGGGTGCCACCACCGCCCTCGGGATGTCCGGCACCGGTCCGGCCCCCGCCGCGCCGGTCGCGCCGACCGCGTCGATGGAAGCGACCCGCCCGGCCAAGGCGGCCCGGCAGCCGCGCCCGTCCGTGCCGGACCAGCCCACCGCCGGCCGTGGCGGCCCGCGCACCGCCGCCCGCCCGCACATCCACGAGGAGGACGTCGTCTACCGGCGTCCCGACGGCAGCGACGACTCGCCGCGCCGGCTCGGGGTGCGGCTGCTGATCGCGGTGCTGGTGATCCTCGCGGCCGCGGTGGCGTACGCCCTGCTGGTGATGCCGCACCGCGGCGACTCCTCCGACGGCGCGAAGGCCGACCGCAGCGTGCCGGCCCGGATGCCGAACCCCGGTGCCGGCAAGGGCGACGGCAAGGGGGACGGTTCCACGGCGCCGTCCACCGGCACCTCCGCGCCCGCCGGCAAGTCCCCGACCAAGCCCGCGAAGACGGCGCCCGCCTCCCCGTCGGGACCCGCGCTCGGCCCCGGCTACGCGCTGCGGCACGACGCGGCCGGCTTCTCCGTCGCGGTGCACACCGGCTGGCAGCGCTCGGGCCCCAACGCCCAGGACGAGGTCACCTACTCCGGCGACGACCTCCAACTCACCGTCGTCCCCGGCCGCGACAAGTCCTCCGCGCGCGGCACCGACCCGGTCGCCTACCAGCTCAACGAGCCGGAGCTGTCCGACTTCCGCTCCTCGTCCTGGTCCTCCGCGTCGGGCCTGCAGTCCCTGACGCTCGACGGCCACCCGGCGGCCGAGGGCGAGTACACATACCGCAACTCCAGCGGCCAGGGCGTGTACGCGCGGAACCTCGCCATCCTGATCGACGGCAAGTACCACATCGTGCTGGTCACCGGCCTGGACAACCAGCGGACGGCGGTCCAGCAGGCGTTCGACAAGGCCGTCCAGACCTACACCGCGAACTGA
- a CDS encoding succinic semialdehyde dehydrogenase, with amino-acid sequence MTDSPESVTRSASLTDGSTDNPVAPQPATARGPRDVVTPDLVARLTRGVLGSGRTAGHTPLTGDKLADLPEATPDDVAEAYRRARAAQTGWAATSVRERARVLLRFHDLVLARQAEVLDLIQLETGKARLHAHEEVQVVAMAARHYGFKAPAYLRPKRHTGAVPTLTKALEVRQPRGVVGQIAPWNYPLELSVGDALPAFAAGNAVVMKPDTETALTALWARRQLIEAGLPEDVWQIVIGDGPVVGPAVVEHADYVSFTGSTRTGREVAQRAAARLVGASLELGGKNALLVLRDADLDRAAAGAVRACFASAGQLCISIERLFVHESVADAFTAKFVELTRSLKLGTALAYGAGMGSLVGPRQLDVVTRHVDEAREKGAAVLTGGRPRPDIGPYVYEPTVLTGVEAPMAVCAEETFGPVVSVYRFHDEDEAVERANATEYGLNSSVWTRDVRRGTALAARLRSGTVNVNEAYAAAYGSVRAPMGGMKDSGLGRRHGSEGIVKYTEAQTIAVQRLMPMGPAFGMSDEKYAALLNASLRLMKGLHIR; translated from the coding sequence ATGACGGATTCGCCGGAAAGCGTGACACGCAGTGCCTCCCTCACCGACGGCAGCACCGACAACCCCGTCGCGCCGCAGCCCGCCACCGCACGCGGCCCGCGGGATGTCGTCACCCCCGACCTCGTCGCCCGGCTGACCCGGGGCGTGCTCGGCTCCGGCCGCACCGCCGGCCACACCCCGCTGACCGGCGACAAGCTCGCCGACCTGCCCGAGGCCACCCCGGACGACGTCGCCGAGGCGTACCGCCGCGCCCGCGCCGCCCAGACCGGCTGGGCGGCGACCTCCGTACGCGAGCGCGCCCGGGTGCTGCTGCGCTTCCACGACCTGGTGCTCGCCCGGCAGGCCGAAGTCCTCGACCTGATCCAGCTGGAGACCGGCAAGGCGCGGCTGCACGCCCACGAAGAGGTGCAGGTGGTCGCGATGGCCGCCCGGCACTACGGCTTCAAGGCGCCCGCCTACCTCAGGCCGAAGCGGCACACCGGCGCCGTGCCCACCCTCACCAAGGCGCTCGAAGTGCGCCAGCCGCGCGGGGTGGTGGGGCAGATCGCGCCCTGGAACTACCCGCTGGAGCTGTCCGTCGGCGACGCGCTGCCCGCCTTCGCGGCGGGCAACGCGGTGGTGATGAAGCCCGACACCGAGACCGCGCTGACCGCGCTGTGGGCCCGCCGGCAGCTCATCGAGGCCGGGCTGCCCGAGGACGTCTGGCAGATCGTGATCGGGGACGGCCCGGTGGTCGGCCCCGCGGTGGTCGAGCACGCCGACTACGTCTCCTTCACCGGCTCCACCCGCACCGGCCGCGAGGTCGCCCAGCGCGCCGCCGCCCGGCTGGTCGGCGCCTCGCTCGAACTCGGCGGCAAGAACGCCCTGCTGGTGCTGCGCGACGCCGACCTGGACCGGGCCGCGGCCGGCGCGGTGCGGGCCTGCTTCGCCTCCGCCGGGCAACTGTGCATCTCCATCGAGCGGTTGTTCGTGCACGAGTCGGTCGCCGACGCCTTCACCGCGAAGTTCGTCGAGCTGACCCGTTCGCTCAAGCTCGGCACCGCGCTGGCGTACGGCGCGGGCATGGGCTCGCTGGTCGGGCCGCGGCAGCTCGACGTGGTCACCCGGCATGTGGACGAGGCCCGGGAGAAGGGCGCCGCGGTGCTCACCGGCGGCCGCCCGCGCCCCGACATCGGCCCGTACGTCTACGAGCCGACCGTGCTCACGGGCGTCGAGGCCCCGATGGCGGTGTGCGCCGAGGAGACCTTCGGCCCGGTGGTGTCCGTCTACCGCTTCCACGACGAGGACGAGGCGGTCGAGCGCGCCAACGCCACCGAGTACGGCCTCAACTCCAGCGTGTGGACCCGCGACGTCCGCCGCGGCACCGCGCTCGCGGCCCGGCTGCGCTCCGGCACGGTCAACGTCAACGAGGCGTACGCGGCGGCCTACGGCAGCGTGCGGGCGCCGATGGGCGGCATGAAGGACTCCGGGCTGGGCCGCCGGCACGGCTCGGAGGGCATCGTGAAGTACACCGAGGCGCAGACCATCGCGGTGCAGCGGCTGATGCCGATGGGCCCGGCGTTCGGCATGAGCGACGAGAAGTACGCGGCGCTGCTCAACGCCTCGCTGCGGCTGATGAAGGGGCTGCACATCCGCTGA
- a CDS encoding GMC family oxidoreductase: MAQEDGYDYDVIVVGSGFGGAVSALRLTEKGYRVGVLEAGRRFTREELPKNSWDVRNYLWAPSLGLYGIQRIHVLGKVLVLAGAGVGGGSLNYANTLYVPPAAFFQDRQWGAITDWQQELAPYYDQAKRMLGVRLNPTMTPSDVHLKSAAEKMGVGESFHLAPVGVFFGDGRDACGGEGAGGEGDGTGGPGAAPGEEVADPYFGGAGPRRRACVECGECMTGCRHGAKNTLNENYLHLAERAGAEIRAMTTVVELADDPAGGYRVTTVPTDRRRKGARGVLRARQVVVAAGTYGTQTLLHAMRDSGRLPRISARLGELTRTNSEALVGAQTSASRYRKRHPDRPLDFTRGVAITSSVHPNDHTHIEPVRYGRGSNAMGNLSIMAAPYRGKLPRWAEFAVNYLRHPAVAFRSLSNFRWSERTIIGLVMQTSDNSLTTYRKDKGLGKGLLTARQGHGAPNPVHIPEGARAAELIAEEINGFAGSNVGEATDRPMTAHFLGGCPIGADADHGVIDPYHRLFGHPGIHVVDGAAVSANLGVNPSLTITAQAERAMSLWPNKGAADPRPSQGEVYRRIAAVEPVSPVVPADAFGALRLTLLPIPRVPRAEEAPQVPKTP, from the coding sequence GTGGCACAGGAAGACGGCTACGACTACGACGTCATCGTCGTCGGATCGGGCTTCGGCGGTGCGGTGTCCGCGCTGCGGCTGACCGAGAAGGGTTACCGGGTCGGCGTGCTGGAGGCGGGCCGCCGCTTCACCCGCGAGGAGCTTCCGAAGAACTCCTGGGACGTGCGCAACTACCTGTGGGCGCCCTCGCTCGGCCTCTACGGCATCCAGCGCATCCATGTGCTGGGCAAGGTGCTGGTGCTGGCCGGCGCGGGCGTCGGCGGCGGTTCGCTGAACTACGCCAACACGCTGTACGTCCCGCCGGCCGCGTTCTTCCAGGACCGTCAGTGGGGCGCGATCACCGACTGGCAGCAGGAGCTGGCGCCGTACTACGACCAGGCCAAGCGGATGCTCGGGGTGCGGCTCAACCCGACGATGACGCCGTCCGACGTCCATCTGAAGTCCGCCGCCGAGAAGATGGGCGTGGGGGAGAGCTTCCACCTCGCGCCGGTCGGGGTGTTCTTCGGCGACGGGCGGGACGCCTGCGGCGGCGAGGGGGCCGGCGGCGAGGGCGACGGGACCGGCGGGCCGGGCGCGGCGCCCGGCGAGGAGGTCGCGGACCCGTACTTCGGCGGCGCCGGGCCGCGCCGGCGGGCCTGCGTCGAGTGCGGCGAGTGCATGACCGGCTGCCGGCACGGCGCGAAGAACACGCTCAACGAGAACTACCTCCACCTGGCGGAGCGGGCCGGCGCCGAGATCCGGGCGATGACCACCGTCGTCGAGCTGGCCGACGACCCGGCGGGGGGCTACCGGGTCACCACCGTGCCCACCGACCGGCGCAGGAAGGGCGCCCGCGGCGTGCTGCGGGCTCGCCAGGTGGTGGTCGCGGCCGGCACCTACGGCACCCAGACGCTGCTGCACGCCATGCGGGACTCCGGCCGGCTGCCGCGGATCTCGGCCCGGCTGGGCGAGCTGACCCGGACCAACTCCGAGGCGCTGGTGGGTGCGCAGACCTCCGCGTCCCGCTACCGCAAGCGCCACCCGGACCGCCCGCTGGACTTCACCCGGGGCGTGGCCATCACCTCGTCGGTGCACCCGAACGACCACACCCACATCGAACCGGTCCGCTACGGCCGCGGCTCCAACGCGATGGGCAACCTGTCGATCATGGCCGCGCCGTACCGCGGGAAGCTGCCGCGCTGGGCGGAGTTCGCGGTCAACTACCTGCGGCACCCGGCGGTCGCGTTCCGTTCGCTGTCGAACTTCCGATGGTCGGAACGGACGATCATCGGACTGGTGATGCAGACCAGCGACAACTCGCTGACCACCTACCGCAAGGACAAGGGCCTGGGCAAGGGGCTGCTGACGGCACGTCAGGGCCATGGCGCCCCGAACCCCGTGCACATCCCCGAGGGCGCGCGGGCGGCCGAGCTGATCGCCGAGGAGATCAACGGCTTCGCGGGCAGCAACGTCGGCGAGGCCACCGACCGGCCGATGACCGCGCACTTCCTGGGCGGCTGCCCGATCGGCGCGGACGCCGACCACGGCGTGATCGACCCGTACCACCGGCTGTTCGGGCATCCGGGCATCCATGTGGTCGACGGCGCCGCGGTCTCGGCGAACCTCGGCGTCAATCCCTCGCTGACGATCACCGCACAGGCCGAACGGGCGATGTCGCTGTGGCCGAACAAGGGCGCGGCGGACCCCCGGCCGTCCCAGGGCGAGGTGTACCGCAGGATCGCCGCGGTCGAGCCGGTCTCCCCGGTGGTGCCGGCGGACGCGTTCGGCGCGCTGCGGCTCACGCTGCTGCCGATACCCCGAGTCCCTCGGGCGGAAGAAGCGCCGCAGGTGCCCAAAACGCCCTGA
- a CDS encoding chorismate mutase, producing MTETLPSDTEQIIAEARQRIDDLDARIIELVQQRVAVSQEVQRARMGAGGRRLHLTREMEVLRAYGDALGRPGTALAMTLLELGRGRV from the coding sequence GTGACCGAGACCCTTCCCTCCGACACCGAGCAGATCATCGCCGAGGCCCGACAGCGCATCGACGACCTCGACGCGCGGATCATCGAACTCGTCCAGCAGCGCGTAGCGGTGTCGCAGGAGGTGCAGCGGGCCCGGATGGGCGCCGGCGGCCGGCGGCTGCACCTGACCCGCGAGATGGAGGTGCTGCGGGCGTACGGCGACGCCCTCGGCCGCCCCGGCACCGCGCTCGCGATGACCCTGCTGGAACTGGGCCGGGGCCGGGTATGA
- the guaA gene encoding glutamine-hydrolyzing GMP synthase, whose translation MSSATPADPAPDGAAATDTVLVVDFGAQYAQLIARRVREARVYSEIVPSSMPVAEMLAKRPSAIILSGGPSSVYAPGAPSLDRELFEAGVPVFGMCYGFQLMATSLGGTVDNTGAREYGRTALEVSKPGSTLFEGTPAQQSVWMSHGDACSAAPDGFTVTASTDVVPVAAFENDEKRLYGVQYHPEVMHSTHGQQILEHFLYRGAGIKPEWTTSNVVDEQIAAVRAQVGDRRAICGLSGGVDSAVAAALVQRAIGDQLTCVYVDHGLMRKGETEQVEKDFVAATGVRLKVVDASERFLAALAGVSDPEQKRKIIGREFIRVFEQAQAEIIAEAPDDQPVEFLVQGTLYPDVVESGGGTGTANIKSHHNVGGLPEDLRFALVEPLRKLFKDEVRMVGQELGLPDEIVQRQPFPGPGLGIRIVGEVTRDRLDLLREADAIAREELTAAGLDRDIWQCPVVLLADVRSVGVQGDGRTYGHPVVLRPVSSEDAMTADWSRLPYDVLARISTRITNEVADVNRVVLDVTSKPPGTIEWE comes from the coding sequence GTGTCCTCAGCGACCCCAGCCGACCCCGCTCCCGACGGCGCCGCCGCCACCGACACCGTCCTGGTCGTGGACTTCGGCGCGCAGTACGCCCAGCTCATCGCCCGCCGGGTGCGCGAGGCGCGGGTCTACAGCGAGATCGTGCCCTCGTCCATGCCGGTCGCCGAGATGCTGGCGAAGCGGCCGAGCGCGATCATCCTGTCCGGCGGCCCCTCGTCGGTCTACGCGCCGGGCGCGCCCAGCCTGGACCGCGAGCTGTTCGAGGCCGGGGTACCGGTCTTCGGGATGTGCTACGGCTTCCAGCTGATGGCCACCTCGCTCGGCGGCACCGTCGACAACACCGGCGCCCGCGAGTACGGCCGGACCGCGCTCGAGGTCTCCAAGCCCGGCTCCACCCTCTTCGAGGGCACCCCCGCCCAGCAGTCGGTGTGGATGTCCCACGGCGACGCCTGCTCGGCCGCGCCCGACGGCTTCACCGTCACCGCGAGCACCGACGTCGTCCCGGTCGCCGCGTTCGAGAACGACGAGAAGCGGCTGTACGGCGTGCAGTACCACCCCGAGGTGATGCACTCCACACACGGCCAGCAGATCCTGGAGCACTTCCTCTACCGCGGCGCCGGCATCAAGCCGGAGTGGACCACCAGCAACGTGGTGGACGAGCAGATCGCCGCGGTCCGCGCCCAGGTCGGCGACCGGCGGGCGATCTGCGGACTGTCCGGCGGGGTGGACTCCGCGGTCGCCGCCGCGCTGGTGCAGCGCGCCATCGGCGACCAGCTGACCTGCGTCTACGTCGACCACGGCCTGATGCGCAAGGGCGAGACCGAACAGGTCGAGAAGGACTTCGTGGCCGCCACCGGGGTGCGGCTGAAGGTCGTCGACGCCTCCGAGCGGTTCCTCGCCGCGCTCGCCGGGGTGTCCGACCCGGAGCAGAAGCGCAAGATCATCGGCCGGGAGTTCATCCGGGTCTTCGAGCAGGCGCAGGCCGAGATCATCGCCGAGGCGCCGGACGACCAGCCGGTGGAGTTCCTGGTGCAGGGCACCCTCTACCCGGACGTGGTGGAGTCCGGCGGCGGCACCGGCACCGCCAACATCAAGTCCCACCACAACGTGGGCGGCCTGCCCGAGGACCTCCGGTTCGCCCTGGTCGAGCCGCTGCGCAAGCTCTTCAAGGACGAGGTGCGGATGGTCGGGCAGGAGCTCGGCCTGCCCGACGAGATCGTCCAGCGGCAGCCGTTCCCCGGCCCGGGCCTCGGCATCCGTATCGTCGGCGAGGTCACCAGGGACCGCCTCGACCTGCTGCGCGAGGCCGACGCCATCGCCCGCGAGGAGTTGACCGCGGCCGGCCTGGACCGCGACATCTGGCAGTGCCCGGTGGTGCTGCTCGCCGACGTCCGCTCGGTGGGCGTCCAGGGCGACGGCCGCACCTACGGCCACCCGGTGGTGCTGCGGCCGGTCTCCTCCGAGGACGCCATGACCGCCGACTGGTCCCGGCTGCCGTACGACGTGCTGGCCCGGATCTCCACCCGGATCACCAACGAGGTCGCCGACGTGAACCGGGTCGTGCTCGACGTCACCAGCAAGCCGCCGGGCACCATCGAGTGGGAGTGA
- a CDS encoding PspC domain-containing protein, which translates to MTDDPTETSAARNRATDRDEVRGEVRDEGAGAPPPSPADEAPRPAGATRDDRGTDAGGTGTGTRTGSTRASHGDDGKDGDGDGTADDSRPKLRRGHGKDKVLAGVCHGAGRYFGVDPVIFRIVLAVLALTGGIGLIIYGLGWLVIPQEDEEESEAHRLLSGRIEGAPLTAVLMALVGCGLYASMLGNGGNQAFSLILLAATVAAVYWSQQRTRMQAAGETPLAAASAVADAPPAAQAPPEPGSTPSWWRDPLTKAPPYLWGPDDGPYQAADRQAWRERKRKTRKERQWPFGLVAFLLAATAAGVGTCVAVHRTSVGSSVEIGLASALGVFGVAYLIASFAGRPRGLTAFWSLLTIAGLIGAASLPKDQEGWTSRWTPTTATAIQPSYVRGAGDGVLDLRTVSLGNRTVSTRLDVHVGEAEVKLPPNATVVLTYHIGVGDVLLPGKSHSGVNIRSGTHDTEVYSPRSGTPSTGTIDLTVKVGVGDLRVVR; encoded by the coding sequence ATGACCGACGACCCCACCGAGACGAGCGCGGCCCGGAACCGGGCCACGGACCGGGACGAGGTCCGCGGCGAGGTTCGGGACGAGGGCGCCGGTGCGCCGCCCCCCTCGCCCGCGGACGAGGCCCCGCGGCCGGCCGGCGCGACCCGGGACGACCGCGGCACCGACGCGGGCGGCACGGGCACCGGCACTCGTACCGGCAGCACCCGCGCCTCACACGGGGACGACGGCAAGGACGGCGACGGCGACGGCACCGCCGACGACAGCCGCCCGAAACTCCGGCGCGGCCACGGCAAGGACAAGGTGCTGGCCGGCGTCTGCCACGGCGCGGGCCGCTACTTCGGCGTCGACCCGGTCATCTTCCGTATCGTGCTCGCCGTCCTCGCGCTGACCGGCGGCATCGGTCTGATCATCTACGGCCTGGGCTGGCTGGTCATCCCGCAGGAGGACGAGGAGGAGAGCGAGGCGCACCGCCTGCTCTCCGGCCGGATCGAGGGGGCGCCACTGACCGCCGTGCTGATGGCACTGGTCGGCTGCGGTCTGTACGCCTCGATGCTCGGCAACGGCGGCAACCAGGCGTTCTCCCTGATCCTGCTGGCCGCCACCGTCGCCGCCGTGTACTGGTCGCAGCAGCGGACCAGGATGCAGGCGGCCGGCGAGACCCCGCTCGCGGCGGCGAGCGCCGTCGCCGACGCACCGCCCGCCGCGCAGGCGCCGCCCGAGCCCGGCAGCACCCCGTCCTGGTGGCGCGACCCGCTGACGAAGGCGCCGCCCTACCTGTGGGGCCCGGACGACGGGCCGTACCAGGCGGCGGACCGGCAGGCGTGGCGGGAGCGGAAGAGGAAGACCCGCAAGGAACGCCAGTGGCCGTTCGGCCTGGTGGCCTTCCTGCTGGCGGCGACGGCCGCGGGCGTGGGCACCTGCGTGGCGGTGCACCGGACGTCGGTGGGCAGCAGCGTGGAGATCGGACTGGCGTCCGCGCTCGGCGTGTTCGGCGTGGCCTACCTGATCGCGTCCTTCGCGGGGCGGCCGCGCGGCCTGACCGCGTTCTGGTCGCTGCTGACCATCGCCGGCCTGATCGGCGCGGCCTCGCTGCCGAAGGACCAGGAGGGGTGGACCAGCCGGTGGACCCCGACCACCGCGACCGCGATCCAGCCGTCGTACGTGCGCGGCGCGGGCGACGGCGTCCTCGACCTGCGGACCGTGTCGCTGGGCAACCGCACGGTCAGCACCCGGCTGGACGTGCACGTGGGCGAGGCGGAAGTGAAGCTGCCGCCGAACGCCACGGTGGTCCTGACCTACCACATCGGCGTCGGCGACGTGCTGCTGCCGGGAAAGAGCCACAGCGGAGTGAACATCAGGAGCGGCACCCACGACACCGAGGTCTACAGCCCGAGGTCGGGCACCCCGTCGACCGGCACCATCGACCTCACGGTCAAGGTCGGCGTCGGAGATCTGCGGGTGGTCCGGTGA
- a CDS encoding ATP-binding protein, which translates to MSASTPPPPGPSGGVSGASFLTPPDPAASGVRKLYRSSEGRMVGGVARGLAGHLGLPVLWVRALFVLLAVFNGIGILLYAVFWFFVPLGVGGVSEAKEPRDARSWLAGKRPDKGQIMALIALAGGTGILVDNLNLGAANRAVWPLLLIGAGVALVWRQADNARKARWVEMSHGKRFWPLVRAAGGIVLVIAGVTGFIVVRGSGSHLGGILQAALAVLVGVALIAGPYLVRMTQDLSAERLMRIRAQERAEVAAHVHDSVLHTLTLIQRHAEEPREVARLARAQERELRAWLYRPEGTGRDDEPTTLADAVRAAAAEVEDAHGVPVEVVCVGDCPLDERLAAQMQAAREAMVNAAKYGGDGAVQVYAEVEEAKVFVSVRDHGPGFDLDRVPGDRMGVRESIIGRMRRNGGEARLRAAPGGGTEVELEMERVAVA; encoded by the coding sequence ATGTCAGCCAGCACCCCGCCGCCGCCCGGACCGTCCGGCGGCGTCTCCGGAGCGTCCTTCCTCACGCCGCCCGACCCGGCGGCGTCCGGTGTGCGCAAGCTCTACCGCAGCTCCGAGGGCCGGATGGTCGGCGGGGTGGCGCGCGGGCTGGCCGGCCACCTCGGGCTGCCCGTGCTGTGGGTACGGGCCCTGTTCGTGCTGCTCGCCGTCTTCAACGGCATCGGCATCCTGCTCTACGCGGTGTTCTGGTTCTTCGTGCCGCTCGGCGTCGGCGGCGTCTCCGAGGCCAAGGAGCCGCGCGACGCCCGGTCCTGGCTGGCGGGCAAGCGTCCGGACAAGGGCCAGATCATGGCCCTGATCGCGCTGGCCGGCGGCACCGGCATCCTCGTGGACAACCTCAACCTCGGCGCGGCCAACCGCGCGGTGTGGCCGCTGCTGCTGATCGGCGCCGGCGTCGCGCTGGTGTGGCGGCAGGCCGACAACGCCCGCAAGGCGCGCTGGGTCGAGATGAGCCACGGCAAGCGGTTCTGGCCGCTGGTACGGGCCGCGGGCGGCATCGTGCTGGTGATCGCGGGGGTGACCGGCTTCATCGTGGTGCGCGGTTCCGGCAGCCACCTCGGCGGCATCCTCCAGGCCGCGCTCGCCGTGCTGGTCGGGGTCGCGCTGATCGCCGGGCCGTATCTGGTGCGGATGACGCAGGACCTGTCCGCGGAGCGGCTGATGCGTATCCGCGCCCAGGAGCGCGCGGAGGTCGCCGCCCATGTGCACGACTCGGTGCTGCACACGCTCACGCTGATCCAGCGGCACGCGGAGGAGCCGCGCGAGGTGGCGCGGCTGGCCCGGGCCCAGGAACGCGAGTTGCGCGCCTGGCTCTACCGCCCCGAGGGCACCGGCCGCGACGACGAGCCGACCACGCTCGCCGACGCCGTACGGGCCGCCGCCGCGGAGGTGGAGGACGCGCACGGCGTGCCGGTGGAGGTGGTCTGCGTCGGCGACTGCCCGCTCGACGAACGGTTGGCGGCGCAGATGCAGGCCGCGCGCGAGGCCATGGTCAACGCGGCGAAGTACGGTGGCGACGGCGCGGTCCAGGTCTACGCCGAGGTCGAGGAGGCGAAGGTGTTCGTCTCCGTACGCGACCACGGTCCCGGTTTCGACCTCGACCGGGTTCCCGGCGACCGCATGGGCGTAAGAGAATCGATCATCGGACGGATGCGGCGCAACGGCGGCGAGGCCCGGTTGCGGGCCGCGCCCGGCGGCGGCACGGAAGTCGAACTCGAGATGGAGAGGGTGGCGGTGGCATGA